AAGTATCTTTTATAGCAATTGTACTTTCCACGGTTTGTTTAAGATTAGCATATAAGCTAAAAGGAATTTTCTATCAAAATTTCAACGATGGAAATTTCGATGCTACAGAAGAACGTCGAACGTTGAATTTTAGGCGAATGGACGTTGTGTAAGCAGTAGTAGCTACATTGCAATGAACGCATTGCGTTCCCGGGTGTGCATCATATCTTCGCCGATGTCGAAATTAGGCGCCTGCGGCGTTTGCAACACGTGAACCGAAAACTCACAGAAACATAACCTGTTTACACAAATCTGTTCACTTTGGTTCGTGTTAGTTGAATTTCATTGTGTTGCATAGGCTATTAGCAAAAACTCTTAACTCATTGGCTTAGTTTGTTGCAATTTTTCCTTCTGTATATCTTGCGAAGGATTCAATTTTCTATCGGAAAATTAGAAAATGTGTAACATAGCCTTTCAAAATCCTTTCTAAATATGCGATACAATAGAAGCTTTGTTTTCATTGCCAATTAAGAAACGCTTGCAGGGAAATTTCTCCGCATCGTATAATTATCGTTgctcgtttcaattttctaatTGTCTGGAGGCACTAACGCGGAGAGAAAAAATAGTTTTACGAGAAAACGACGGGTTTGCGGTAGTACTAATACACGAGTAGCGCATGACAGAAAAGTAAAAGCGAGAAGATAATATTTTGCATGGACACGATGTGGGCGTGTTGTAACAATAGCTATCTGGAGTGCAGTCGTGTGTACATGTAAGATAGGTGCATTCCACTGTACGGTGACAAAAATACTCGTGTAAATTAACCGTTTGACTCCCGTGCTTTATTACGAGCGTACAAACCTCGGTTTACTTTATGGTGGCATATAAAATTAGATTTGCAACCTATAGATATAGTTAAGAACAACTTACGAGAACAAGAAGATCATTGGAGCATAAATGCATACATGGAAGTGCACAGAAATAATACTTCTAACTAACATCGAAGATGTTGTTATTTGCAACTAATATCATAAGATTCGAATAAATATTTAGTTCTTAGCAATATTTTAATGTCAGTGATACCTTGAAGAGTCTTCGCAACGTAAGAGATTAAGAAAGTGAAAAGACGAGGAAGAGACAAGGAAGAGAAATTTCATTGCTGTTATCTACAAGAGCCTCGCTAATGTCAGAAATACCAGACAATTCCGCGACACGCCTAATTTACCTAACGTGTAACGAGTCAATTTTGCGTGAATATTTCCCGAAACGATAATTCCAACGATCCTCTGTATTAGAACCGTCTACCAAACGAGCTGAAACGAGTAATTGCCTGAGAAGAGCGTTCTCCATTGGTGAAACGACGGAAAACTCCATGTACTTTCGTTCGTAGACGTGTGTTTCTCCACGTTATGCAACTGACGCATCCGGCTTCCACAGATGCGACCGAATAGCATCGTCATTAATGATGTAAACGTTGGAAAAAAGCGACTGCAGAGGAACAAATCGTTTCTCTGAATATTAAACGCGGAAGCATTCGTCGGAACACTCGAGCGTACGCTTTAAGCGTTTCGCTACGCGATCTCTGCTAATGGATCCAAAACGTTATGCACTCGAGATACATCTCGTATGCTCACTTGACGCACGGAGAAACTCGAGACGCGGTCTGTTTGTGTTTGTGGCAATCGAGAGATCATTGTTTTGACAAGAGACTGGATTTCACTCGAAGCATCGTCCCCTTCGCCTCGTGTTCAATTCGATATCGATTGCGACCGAATGATCGTGAAATTTGTTGGTAGATAATGTTACGGAATAAATTAAGGAGCTTTGTGAAAAATGGCCTATAAAGTCTATCGTAAATACACTTCGAGTCTAGTCAATTTGGATAAAATACAGCTATTTTGTCGGTCAAAGTCGTTTGATCCGACACGTAACATCGTATCAAAATGGTAGATATCAGGGAAAGTAACCATTACATTGATTTAACGATACGCTCAGTTAGATCTACATCGATGCTTATCGATCAGGCAACACGAGAACAAATCGTGTTCGACATTTTGTGATGAATCGCGTTCTGTACGAAGGATGTCGTAAGGTGTGAGATACCGGAGAACGAGCAAAACTCGCAGACCGCGGGCGAATTAGAGAGAAAATAATGAAACGGGTCGACCTGGTCTTTTATTGATCATCGAGGAGAAAGGAAACTGTTATTCTTCCTGGAAATAGTCGCAGGTTGATAAATCTATTGCTTCAACAGTTGGAGAGAACTCGTGTAAGTGTAGATTGGTACATTGTGTAGTAAAGCACTAGAATTTCTCAAACTTTCAAATTACGTATAAAAAATGTCAAACTAATTACAAGATTAGGTGTATTACACCCACGAAAATATTTGTAGAGTCAGTGGTATACATTCGCTGAAAGGCTAGTTTATGTTTGACGCGTGAACCGAATTCTGTTTAACGACGAAACAACTAACTCAATTCTACGGTTAAATTTCCACCACTTTGCGAAAATGATTTCAGATTATCGTACTGTAAATAGATGCAGCGCAAAATTAAATCTTCGATTTAGGCCGCTTATACAATCAGCGGCACGAATGTTGATTAATTCACGCGTGGAAAACTCGACGAACATTTTCTGATTACCTCCGATTCCCGGTTTTCCTCTGCATTATGTGCGCCTCTTCACCCCGACAAATATGCAATATGTTTACGATTATTTCGCAACGAATTCAAAGCATAAATTACATTGTCCCGCGCTCGTTCAAGTAGCCACCGTGCGCTACGTGCAGTTCTCGTGATCATCGACGCGCGTTGCCTTAGATATCACAGCGGCGTGATCTATCGTCACGGTGTACGAACATGTGTGCCGTGGTTTGTGGGCGACCTCGTGCCTCTGTACCTACGATAGAACGCGCGTGACTTTTCCAACAGAATTCCTTTAAAATCGCTCTCTTCCATGTTTAAGGTGCCTCTTCAATGTCGTTTCTCTCGCCTTAAGAACAAATTGGGTTAACTTGTCTGTCTAAGAGTTGCAAAAGTTAGATTATACAAAAGCATTTTAGTTCAAAGAGAACCAGAAGTCTTGAGTCATGAATTTTTGTTTCCATCTTACACTTCAATTTGTCTTAATATATTACAAGATCTTTTGTTTGTTGAAACAAGAATTCCAAGGAGTTAAGTTTGAATAAAATCATATTCTGAAGCATTCTGTAGTAACCACTCGATAATTAGATACGTGTAGGTATTCGCGTTCGCCGTGTTACCTCGACCTTGCTTTCCTATTCCTCTCGTTCTTCTGAACGAACATACATAACGATCTTCGTACGCCTTGAGATTTTCATACCTTCATCGACATATGAAGCAATTTATGTAATTTCTCGTTTTAAAATGGGATTTTTTCACTTTTTGACAGAAGAAGATGGGCTTGGAGGAAACTGGAGATAATATTGGTATTTGAGAAACGACGTGTCGCATTTTTCTCACCGTTCGGTTTCGGCAGCGTAATTATGGCGGATTTATTCATGCAGGCAGCTATGGCTAATTAGAACCGATGCCAATCAACTCGACTTCTGGCAGCTTGCGAGACTATATCATTAAActgtctttctcttttctcgcTTCAATCAACCCCGTTGAAAGTTGTGACAAGAAAATCCAGCGTGGCGTAACACTATCCTCGTCATAGAGTATCTTGTTGGCAAATCAACGCAACGTCTCACCAGATTATGTTAGATCGAGCGATTCCATATAAGCAACCTTTTGCAATCGCTGGTTTTAGGATTTGAAGTATCGGATTAGTGGGAAAATGATAATCCAAAATAAAATACGAGCCGTTCGAGGCGTTTCTTACTACGACCAAACACCGACGTTATTTTCTCACCAGTCTAATACATTGGGAATTCTCAGTTGGAAACTATTTACTGTGATGTATCGTAGATCGGAGTTCTCATAACGGAGCAACAATTAATCGCCTTGACATTGTGCTAGACGTTAAGAAAGAAATCGCGAGGCAATGACGTGTCACGCTGTTCACCTTGCTTTCGATACAGAAAGCTGATGGAAGAATGAGCGTGCTCACGTTCATTTAAACTTTAAATAATCAGCCATGATCGAGTGCGCAATTGTTCGATAGCATTAACCGACGTTCCCAAGCCCGTAACGTCGATGGAATTCTCGTCGAACGAACCGTAAAGTCACGTAATGATTTCGTCAAATTTTACGTAAGAATCGATGAAAAGCGAGAAGATCGTCATTTGTCAGATGATACAAAACACTTTCCTCCATGCTTGTTTTCAAGAGAGAAGCTGTTTTTTCTATTTCCGAATCGGCGATTCACAGAGAGTTTACGTCACTTTCACGACACTGTGTATTTCCTTTTTAAGACTTCTTTCGGGCACACGATTCTTCGTTGGGTGATAACACCTTGGGAATATTTATGGCTTTTTGCGGGGACCACGATCGAGAAGCAAGAACCTGTTGCGAGATTGAAATGTTCTGTCGGAAGAGTAATTAACATCTCACTTGTGTTACATAGTCGATGGAAACGGAAGTACCATGGCTGCTGTTTTTTAAGAGAGTACTGTAGTCTAGAACGTCGTTTTAATCGTTTCGATAATCTATACTTTCATAAAGTGCCAATAGAAATCGATTCTTTGCAAATTCCATGCTAGAACAATACCTTAATTGGGATAGAAGTCTAAATTTTACGATGTTCCATAAATCTCGAACACAATCTATTTCTGTAATCCTTTCCACTCTAAATACCATAAATACCTACGAGCACGTAACAGAAATAGTTATTTACGAGGCAAACAaatcaattaaaaataaaatcattgcAATTCATCAGAGTCGAATGGACGGGTTCGCGGTAAAGTGCCACCGTATTGCGATTTGCAGCATTCCCCAATAATCAACATTCCCCATAATTTGTCCTAGTTAATTTATCAAGTAACACTTTAGTCATACCTTATCGTTTAATGGCGAATGTTAAGGAAGTCGGGTGACTTTAGATCAAATGGAAACGTTGAATAGGCAACCTGTATACAATCTGTCAGGGTGGTGATTTTATTCCGCGACTATTGTCCCATAAATTCTACTGCATTGTTAGCGCTCGTAAAAATTGTCATGTGGTTTCAACTCTATATAAGACTTTTCTCGATCGTAAATCATCCGAACGAGGTTACCATTCTGCGGTTAGGCGCGTTTTCAGATCGTTTAACGAAACTTTCGAGTCTCGTTGACCGTTCTCCGTCGTATAGTAGAATTCGCGACATTAATGGCGACGTAGCTTCCGATACTGGAACCAGATTAGAGTCTATATTCTCGTCGAATCGTTGCAATCGCCTCTAGAGACTTGATTAAAAGTGATTGCgagaatttacatttttatttatggcATATTTTTTTTCATGTGACATTCAACTTTTTGCACGAAGATTAAGCAACGGTGAAAGCAGATTCGAGAATGTAATAATTTGTCCGCAATGCTGGATACATTAGTTAGTTTGTCGAACGTTTTATAAGTACAAAAAGGATAACTAAGAACAGAGGGCGTACATGTTGATCTACTGGTAGtgaaaaaattcaaataaaaaatgaagcACGTATTGAATTAATATTTGTTTGTTTCAGACAATTCTGGTGACCTTGGTTTTAATGAGCCTGGCAGTGGCTTCGTCCCAGGACTACAGTCAGCTGTTCGCAGGATTCGGGCCTTACCTGAGGCAATCAGCGGTAATGCGAGATCCACGATCTAACAGAGGTAAGTATGTTAATTCCTTATCCTCGGAACCCTTCTCATGTTCTCGATATATTACCTTTCAATCAATTCGATCAATTCGACGCCACTTAAGGAACCAATCAGGTCTTGATTCCAATTCCAACTCGAACTCTATCGGTCATAATTTTCGCCACGAGTACGAAACATCGATTTGTGAACTCGCGGTTAATTCCATATCCGCTGTTCATGTTCCCGACGAAGCGTGACGCTGCTACTAAACGAGATTATCTTTGCATTCCGAAGGTTCGAAAGCAAGCACAGAAATTACGATCAATAGCGGAAGAGGGAACTAATCGCAATAGTCTGATCTATATCAAGCGCGTTGCGTTTACCAGTTCAGGTTTATGGACGTTCAGTTAAACTAGCAATGGCTCGTGATTAGAATAATTCGTTTCAAGTAAAAGGAAAGTGGTCGTATATGTTCCAGTCAGTTTCTCGATCGATTTCTACAAGCTGTCGTGAATCATCGTGTTATTTTAAACTTGGTCAATCAATTTTAGAAACTTTATGGTATCTCACATCCATCAGCTTGAAATCTTGCAATTTATAATTGACGGATAGAGCATCCTTCGTCGCGATAATGAGGCCTCTCGTCGCCTATTCGTATTCTAAGGTCAACGTTGCAGCTGTGACATTTGCCTACGCCATGTGTGTCAGCCGATGCACGCGTAACCAGGATACGCCGATCCTTGCGATCGAATGGAACGCGGCGCGTTTACGCACGGAATGGGTGCCAAGTTCAGTCTCGCCAAAGTGTTGCTAACAGTGCGCTGAATTGTACTGAAACTGGTCGTTTTATAGCGACTGAGTATTAGATAAcaattttttcttccttccagAATTCTTTAAACACAACTCTACGTTATTGTGCATGGAGACTGGAACTAACTAGATTATGAGAAAAAGTTAGCCGACTGCATAAAGAGCTCGGCTCATTAGCGAAACATAGATAGAAGTATGGCGAGTATATAGTAGCTTTGATCAGTTCGTTAGCCTCTCTTAATTAACCGGAACAATTGATCAGGTGTTTGCCACTGAGAGTCGCAATTTTGTAACAGTTTCTCGCAGCGCGATAAGCATCGCAGAGTTTGTTGCACGCTGTTTCCACGCTGTACATTAGCAGAAACCATTATCTCGTATTGGCATCGATTAATAACCATTCACGCAAATTACTTCCCCATTCAGGCAGATTTCCACTGGCTTTCCTTGATAGCCTGTTACCGAGAAAATAACGAAGTTTATAAATGACAATATACAGAGTCACATTGATAATCTTCCATAGCTGATCGTCTTACTGTATACTATAATTTAAATTCCTGTGATGCCATCATTCATCAAAAAGGTCGCGGAGAATTATTGTACATGAACATTGTGAAACGTGATTCATATTTCTGCTTCTGATCGTGATCGAACAATCGATTTAAACTAGACCAAACGCCGTCAAAGAAACGAAATATCATAGCGATACAAGAGAAAGACTTACAGAAGCCGTGAAGGCCGGATCACAGATTACGCAAAGAATTTCGTAATCTCGAAACAATTCCTTAAGTGGTTTTTGACTTGTTTATTCTCAATAAATATAGCCATTTCTGTAGTTCATAATTGAATTTGTAGTTCTAATTTCTAACTGTGAATTTCGGTAGTCATCCTAAAAATTTTAAATGTGAGATATAAACCTACATGTAGACGATTACAGATAAAAGATATATAGATCAAATATCTTTCGGAATATATTCCAAAAATTTCACCAAAAACAGCGATTGATagtttaaaaatttcattgaaaatagACAGCTGTGTAATTTCGTTGACTGGTAGTTTGAATAATCGCGAGTCACGGTTTGACAGGCATCTAACGAGCTCACTTAAAGCGTGTTTATGATTTTTTATAATCACTGCATTCGTGGGAATGGAGTTGAAACTAAGATATCGTGTCTCATTGAAATTCCTGTGGATTCGGGCCGACGGACATGGAAACGACGAGCGTCGAAATGATTGAACGTACAGTTTGATGAGTGACGGCTTCAGGCTTCACGCAGTAGTCAGTTTTGCATATTGTGAAACGTGCAAGAGGTAGATTAATCAGTCGAGGATAATTGAAAAGCTGTAGAAATTGACACTGCGTTGGAGGTGAGACACGTTAGTGGATCGGACAGTTCTTGTAGAAGTTATAGTTTactgtaatgtaataatttggTGCTAACTTTCCTTTTAACAGTGTTACGTTCTTTGGATAATTTCCGATTGTATCGTATTTGGTTCGTATTGTATCGTATATCGTTGGATAATGTTCTCAATTTtaggaaaatataaaagaattaatGCGCGATTTCTTGTTGCAATTGTATGGCAATGACTTTCTTAAAACGTTAGAAATTTCTTTCACGATTGAAACTAATGCGAGTTTGAGACGGAATACGTTCGAAAACCGGATCAGGGTTAAATAATTGAGAGTTTGCAACTACTTTCAAAATTTTTAACGAGGATGATTTTTCGTTCAGGTCCAGTGCTGTTCCCTCCGGGTCCCCCGCCAAATAGCGCGGACACAAGCGGAGTGATAGTAGGCGCGAGCGGATACGGATTCGTGCCACCCAACCAAGGTAAATCGTCGATTGGATTCTGAAGGGAAAATGAAACCGCTTTCGTGACGCAGAAGCAGAGAATGGCAACGAGTCTGCTCTTAAAATTCAGACCTTCACCAAAGACCCCCCGCGGCGAGCAGTAACTTTTGGGGGTGAAACTAACCCCGAGCACTTGTCGCCGTCCTTGTGCACCTAACTTGTGAATAAAACACTATTTATTTGTTGTCACACACGTCGGATAACCCAgccttttccttcgtttacttCAACATGTCCTCATGCTGCATGAAGATCTCTTTCATTGAGTATGAATGATCGATTACATCGTGTAATTAGGGTGTGACTGAAGGGACACACAAAGATACTTGTGTTCATTGACACGTGCCGACTGTGTCAATTCATTGGAATCGTTTCATCTTGCTGTTCATTAAATTCATTACGGTAACAATACTGTAATCTCTAGATTGCGGCTGTTTATTTTAGTTCACATTTCTTTTGAGCCACTAAAGAAATTGAACTTAGACGGAGTATTGTTTTCTCGGTTCTTACTTATTCCTGCTGCGATcgtcgaatttttatatttcacacTTGCGCTTACTTTGGCAAACAAAAAAGTTTGTAACATTTTAAAAACACGTTCGATATAATGTTAAAACAAGAATTTTCTCATATTTTGTTCAAACTTGTCATATAGCGTTGGACAAATAAAAACGGATTGAAAATGGCAGAAAGAATGTAGCAGGGTTAAATTTTTGATAAGTGCACAAACATCCGCAATCTAGTAATCTTCGTAACAAGACTTATCTACTCTATTTCGTCACTTTTAAATAACCTACGTGATGTTGAAGAGCTCAGAAGTTACACCGAATATCATTGAATTCAACATATAGAGGATACGTTTGCAATCCTTGGCTTCCGTGAAAGACGTTCCATCTCGTTCGTGATCGTGAACTACTCAAAGGTCGACGTCCTTCCTCACTGACCTTTCTCAAATGTCAAACACTGCGTTAAAATGCGGAAAATCATAATATATAAACGGACATCTAACCTTCGAAGCATCAATTCCAATATTATGCAAATTTCTCAAGTCACACGAAACTTGTAAATATGAAAACACAAGACTCTTCTTCCTGCACTAACCCACGAGTTTCTCATCCAGTCATATATTACTAATACAATAGATATTGTTTGTGCTAGTTGGTGCTAATTAGTACACCCGACACTTGTCCAATTTGAAAGTGCGTCTTAACGTACGAAATTCTACTAACATTTTGTAAATAAGACATAGAAGTTGGCATGTAGAATGGTGACGTACAGGTAAGCTTAGTCTAGCATTAATTTTAGAATCTGAAGATAGATAGAGTTTGAGAATTGTTTTAGGTAAGTATTGGGTTGCAACGTAAATCCGTGTCCCGTTTTTGTATTTACTATACGAACTGAGAAAACAGGACGAACGTATGTTACGGTCTGATAATTACGGAATGATAAGTCTAGATTTTTTTCAGATAATATTCATGTAACATTTTGTTTCACTTTCGATCGCCTTAAAGGAAAAGTGTTACAAAACGAAAAAGTTATTCGCTATATTCGGAAGATCGATTATTAGGTTATTTAATAGGCCGCGTCGACAAAATATTCTACGCACTTGGAATttaaaaagaattaataaatataaaaactcGGCATTTTGAACTTGTCAGGGTTTTGCACCCTcttaagaaaaaggaaaaaaatctTCCTCCTTATGAATCGAACCTGCGAAACAAACAAGCCACCCCTAAAATCCCCGAGGCTGACGGCAATATTTTCGCAGAAAATACCGATTCGATTCTCGCATAAATCACATCACGGAGTAATCCACGCGCAAATGGAAGCACCGAGGGCTTCCTCTTCCGGGATTACGTCGCCGGGAtttccccccctctctctctctctctctctttctctctctcgctgtTTCTCTGGTTGATTCTCCCGGCAGAAGTAACGCGAACGAATAAAAATCTTCTCTCGTCCTTCATTATCGAAATCGTGCCGTGCCCGCCATAGACGATCTTCGTCGTTGGGCAGAGAACAAGAGAAAgagtgaaagagagagaaagagagagagagagagaaagaggaagggaATACCGGTTTCCTCGAAGAGGAGTCAGGCCTTGGGATTCACTTAAAGAACAGCGTGACGGGGAGTCAGTGAAAGTGGTTTCGTTGGCCTCGTGACTTAAACTCGTTTACGCGTAACCTCGGCTGAGGCACTTCGCGAGGCGTAACAGGTGTTACGAGGTCAACCGGGTCAACGACAAGGTCGTCGCTTTTAGTATCACGCTGGAAATTGTACCTCCGCTCGAATCAATGTTCCTCGACTTCCCGATTCTTCGTCTCACGGTCAAGTTCGCGGTTTTAGGCTCTCTTTTCGTAACACTATGACGGCTATAAAGTTTCAAACGTAGTTTTCTTTAGTGGCTGTCGTGTTTCCATCAAGAATAGATTGTAGAATATTTTTCCGCATCTGTAAATTTAACAACCGTGTCGATGAATTTAACAGTAGAATTGAAACGTTCTTCGGGGATTTCAAAGATCAGAAAGTTTCTCCTGTAATAATGGAAATCGTATAACTTGGGTTGTTAAAAAAAGCCAATTTAGAATATCTTTTGATTATATGAGAGAATCGCATCGTTCTTCGGAATAGAAAATTGATTTGCATTTTTCAGTGGTCGAACGCAACCCTGAAAGTGTTAACCAGTCGCGTAACGAAGACaattttgaattttataatCGTAAACAGGCGCAATTACTCGTTGCTAGGCTTTCGCCGTGACTCACTGCGAACGAAACTGATATTTAATTCGTTCATCAAACTAGGCTCGTAATACGATTTCGAGTAATCGTAACGAGTTGTTATTTAATCCGTTATGAATGTGTAATGGATGCAATTTTACAAGCATGCAGTCTACTCACAAGACAGGTTCGATCGGTGTGCAAACAATTTCACGAATCGTTGCGCGACTTTCATACGCTGTCATTATGAGCAATAACAGTTAATCGAATTACCGAACGGACCACTTAAAGAACTATGCGCACCTTTGCCTGCAATATAATTGCAAATATTTACTCGGTTAATGAAAGTTTATTGAAAAGCGTGATAGTGTAAACTACCTACCTTACATAATTgcagatatataaaatatactcgTACTTCTCTCTAATGGAACTCCAGAATTTAATTACCGATCTTATCTCAGACAGCAATACGCAGTTAGTATTAGAACGTTCAACGAGTTCGTGCCGTCCGTTTAGACGCTTTCAGCTTTGGTTTCATTCTCCTATTTATTTAATATCGAAGGGTAATTTTGTACATTCAAAGTTTCAGACACTTGTTGTACTAATAGACTTTCGATTTCATCCAACAGACCACGAATTCTGTCCGCGGCTATGTAAGATTGTCACAAAGAAAGTTGTTGATTTCCAAGATTAGAACTTTTTTTCGAAACCTATCAAATTATCTTCTACGATGCTAAAACGTCTGTTCTGAAGCTGACGACGATTACCGCAGTGGCGCTTTAACGTCAAGAAAACGTGTTAAAAGTTTCGAACCATGATTACCTGGAGATTCGTCGTGCGGCATCAAGATAATTCGAAAGATTCACTAGCAGTGAGATAAGTAGGGCAAAGCATAATTTAATTCAGCCACGCGAAACAGCCAGGCCAAGCCTCGTTTTCGTTAATGCTTAGCGACGAAGTGGGTCGTTAATATGGAGATCGTCCATTCCGATGTTGTCTGCGCGTTATTCTGCGAA
This sequence is a window from Bombus affinis isolate iyBomAffi1 chromosome 14, iyBomAffi1.2, whole genome shotgun sequence. Protein-coding genes within it:
- the LOC126924275 gene encoding uncharacterized protein LOC126924275 isoform X2, translating into MDATTINDQSDEFSWKFDTASACSSSLGPTERWLRSQERFSEPLFPPLDFQRLLPDTILVTLVLMSLAVASSQDYSQLFAGFGPYLRQSAVMRDPRSNRGPVLFPPGPPPNSADTSGVIVGASGYGFVPPNQAFYRYFYY